In Uranotaenia lowii strain MFRU-FL chromosome 2, ASM2978415v1, whole genome shotgun sequence, one genomic interval encodes:
- the LOC129747261 gene encoding viral IAP-associated factor homolog — translation MQDPNEDTEWNDVLRAKGILPPKKEKEITEDDIIGMIENTIEEKQNGSKDLSKLDLDELDELEDSEDEAVLLEYRRKRMAEIQALAQKAKFGSVIEISGQDYVNEVTKAGSEIYVVLHLYSRGVPFCSLINQHLSQLAPLFPATKFVRAIATTCIPNYPERNLPTIFIYYEGQLKKQFVGPIELGGPNLTCEELEYMLGQAKAIESSITEDPRKARAVKDKMFAELSDANDW, via the coding sequence GCCGAAGAAGGAAAAGGAAATTACCGAAGATGACATTATCGGTATGATAGAAAACACGATCGAGGAAAAACAGAATGGCAGTAAAGATTTATCCAAACTTGACCTGGACGAATTGGACGAACTGGAAGATTCAGAAGATGAAGCTGTTCTGCTCGAATACCGTCGCAAGCGAATGGCCGAAATACAGGCTTTGGCACAGAAAGCAAAGTTCGGAAGTGTTATCGAAATATCCGGCCAGGACTATGTGAACGAGGTAACCAAAGCTGGCTCGGAAATTTACGTTGTGTTGCATCTGTACAGCAGGGGCGTTCCATTTTGCTCCCTGATAAATCAGCACCTGTCGCAGTTGGCCCCCCTTTTTCCAGCGACGAAATTTGTGCGCGCAATTGCCACCACGTGCATTCCGAACTATCCCGAACGCAATCTTCCAACGATCTTCATCTACTACGAAGGACAGCTCAAGAAACAGTTCGTAGGGCCGATAGAGCTAGGTGGACCGAATCTGACGTGCGAAGAGCTAGAGTACATGCTGGGACAGGCGAAGGCAATCGAAAGTAGCATCACCGAGGATCCTCGGAAGGCTAGAGCAGTGAAAGATAAGATGTTTGCGGAACTATCCGATGCCAACGATTGGTGA